GTGGGGCTTGCAGACCACCGAGCCCGGTTGGATCACCAACCGGCAGATCGAGGCCGCCCGTGTCGCCATGACGAGACACATCAAGCGCGGCGGGAAGGTCTGGATCCGCATCTTTCCGGACAAGCCGGTGACCAAGAAGCCGGCGGAGACGCGCATGGGCAAGGGGAAGGGCAACCCCGAGCTGTGGGTCGCGGTGGTCAAGCCCGGCAGGGTCATGTTCGAGCTCGAGGGCGTGTCGGAGACGGTGGCGCGCCGCGCGCTCCTTTTGGCCTCGGCCAAGCTGCCGGTCAAGTGCAAGATCCTGTCGCGTTCGGACGGAGGTGAGGGATGAACGCCGCCGAGGTCCGGGAATTGACCGACGAGGAAATCGTCGGGCGGATCGAGGAGCTGCGTGAGGAACTGTTCCGGCTGCGCTTTCGCTCCGCATCGCAGGAAATAGAGAACCCGGCGCAGTTCCGGGCCTTGCGACGCGACGTGTCCCGTCTGAAGACCATCCTGCGCGAGCGAGAGCTCGCCAATGGCTGAGGAAGCAATGGAGTCGACCGAACGCGGCCGGCGCAAGGTGCGTCAGGGCACCGTGGTGAGCGACCGGATGGACAAGACGGTCATCGTCGCGGTGGAGAGGCGCACGGCGCACCCGCTTTATGGCAAGATGATCACGCGAACCAAGAAGTACCACGCGCACGATGAGGCCAACGACGTGCGCGCGGGCGATGTGGTGCGGATCGAAGAAACCCGCCCGCTTTCGCGCACCAAGCGCTGGCGGGTCGTCGAAGTGATCGAGCGCGCGAGATAGGCGAGGTCGAGCGATGATTCAGCAGGAGTCGATGCTCCGCATCGCGGACAACTCGGGCGCCAAGAAGGCGAAGTGCATTCGCGTTCTGGGCGGCTCGAAGCGGCGCTACGCGCGCGTGGGCGACATCATCGTCGTCGCCGTCAAGGACGCGCTCCCGAACGGTACCGTGAAAAAGGGCGAGGTCGCTCGCGCGGTGGTGGTGCGAACGTCCAAGGAGACGCGGCGTCGTGATGGCAGCTACATCCGCTTCGACGACAACGCCGCCGTGATCATCAACGACGCGGGCGAGCCCCGCGCGACGCGGATCTTCGGCCCGGTGGGCCGCGAGCTGCGTGAGCGGCGCTTCATGAAGATCGTTTCGCTCGCGCCCGAAGTGATCTGAGGATGAGACGATGCCAGGCTTGAGGACGCGCCGCGCCACGCGCGGCAAGAAGACCGGTGGCCGCCAGAAGGTGCACGTGCGGCGCGGTGATCGCGTACGCGTGATACGGGGCAACTTCCGTGGCCTCGAGGGCACGATCCTGCGGGTGCTCCCCAAGGAGAATCGCGTAGTGGTAGAGGGCGTGAATCAGAGGGTGCGGCACCAGCGGCCGTCGCCGTCGAACGAGGAGGGCGGACGGATCACCTTCGAGGCGCCCATTCACGCCTCCAACGTGATGCTGATCGACCCGTCCACGAACGAACCCACCCGCGTCCGCAAGAGCGGTGCGGGGAAGGAAAAAGAGCGAATCTCGGTTCGCAGCGGCAACCCGATTCCGAAGCCGAGCTAGTAGCGATGAAGCCCAGACTGAAGCAGCACTACGAAAACAGGGTCCGTCAGCGACTGACGGAGCAGTTCGGCTTTGCGAACCAGCTGCAGATACCGGCTGTCGAGAAGATCGTTCTGAACGTCGGCCTGGGAGAGGCGCCCAAGAACCCGAAGCTGCTGGACAGCGTGGTCGATGAGATGCAGACCATTACCGGCCAGCGTCCGGTGATCACGCGCGCCCGCAAGTCGATTTCAAACTTCGGATTGCGCGAAGGGATGCCCGTCGGCGTAAAGGTGACGCTGCGCCGGGAACGGATGTACGAGTTCCTGGATCGCCTCATCAACGTCGTGATTCCGCGCGTGCGTGATTTCCGGGGACTGAACACCCGAGCCTTCGACGGGCGCGGCAACTACTCTGTCGGCGTTCGGGAGCAGATGATCTTTCCCGAGATCGACTACGACGACGTGGTCGAAGTGCACGGCATGGACATCGTGATCGTGACGACCACCAACAAGGACGACGAGGCCCTGGCGCTGCTGCGCGAGATGGGCTTCCCGTTCCGGGGAGAGACGCCGGTGGTAGTGTCCGGCGAGGTCATCCCCGGCCCCACGGAGGACTAGGCGTATGGCACGGAAGGCCTTGGTGGAAAAGGCTCGGCGCAAGCCGAAGTACTCGGCGCGGGCCTACAATCGATGTAACAGGTGCGGACGACCGCGTGCGTTCCTGCGCAAGTTCGGCCTGTGCCGGATCTGCTTCCGCGAGCAGGCCCTGGCCGGGGAGATCCCCGGAGTCCGGAAGGCGAGTTGGTAGCAGCCTCTCGCGCCCGTGAACCGAAACGGGACGAGAGGGTAGCAGGACCGTTCACGGGGGCCGGAGCCTCCGTACCGTTTCCTACAAGTCCGGCGATCGGCCGGATACTATAGGAGCTGCAATCCGCCATGATGACGGATCCCATCGCCGACATGCTCTCCCGGGTGCGCAACGCGTCTCGCGCGGGCCACAAGCGGGTGGACGTGCCGGTGTCCAAGGTGAAGACGGAGATCGCTCGCATCCTGCGAGACAGCCACTTCATTCACGACTACAAAGTGCTGGACGACGGGCGACACGGAGTTCTTCGGCTGTACTTGAAGTATCACGAAGATCGTCCGGTGATCCGCAACATCCAGCGCGTTTCGCGCCCCGGCCGCAGGCAATACGCGGCCGTGCGCGAGTTGAAGCCCGTCAGGGTCGGGATGGGCATCGCGATCGTGTCTACATCGCGCGGCGTGATGACCGACAAGCAGGCTCGCGCCGAGAACGTGGGCGGCGAAGTCATGGCGCTGGTCTGGTAGCGGATAGAGCTATGTCGCGAATCGGAAAGACGCCCGTGGTGATCCCCGGCGGGGTCACGGTGTCCGTAGAGGACGGCGTGGTCCGGGTCAAGGGCCCGA
The DNA window shown above is from Gemmatimonadota bacterium and carries:
- the rplP gene encoding 50S ribosomal protein L16, producing the protein MLAPKRVKYRKQFKGRMRGLARRGNYVAFGEWGLQTTEPGWITNRQIEAARVAMTRHIKRGGKVWIRIFPDKPVTKKPAETRMGKGKGNPELWVAVVKPGRVMFELEGVSETVARRALLLASAKLPVKCKILSRSDGGEG
- the rpmC gene encoding 50S ribosomal protein L29, encoding MNAAEVRELTDEEIVGRIEELREELFRLRFRSASQEIENPAQFRALRRDVSRLKTILRERELANG
- the rpsQ gene encoding 30S ribosomal protein S17, whose product is MESTERGRRKVRQGTVVSDRMDKTVIVAVERRTAHPLYGKMITRTKKYHAHDEANDVRAGDVVRIEETRPLSRTKRWRVVEVIERAR
- the rplN gene encoding 50S ribosomal protein L14, translated to MIQQESMLRIADNSGAKKAKCIRVLGGSKRRYARVGDIIVVAVKDALPNGTVKKGEVARAVVVRTSKETRRRDGSYIRFDDNAAVIINDAGEPRATRIFGPVGRELRERRFMKIVSLAPEVI
- the rplX gene encoding 50S ribosomal protein L24, with the protein product MHVRRGDRVRVIRGNFRGLEGTILRVLPKENRVVVEGVNQRVRHQRPSPSNEEGGRITFEAPIHASNVMLIDPSTNEPTRVRKSGAGKEKERISVRSGNPIPKPS
- the rplE gene encoding 50S ribosomal protein L5, with translation MKPRLKQHYENRVRQRLTEQFGFANQLQIPAVEKIVLNVGLGEAPKNPKLLDSVVDEMQTITGQRPVITRARKSISNFGLREGMPVGVKVTLRRERMYEFLDRLINVVIPRVRDFRGLNTRAFDGRGNYSVGVREQMIFPEIDYDDVVEVHGMDIVIVTTTNKDDEALALLREMGFPFRGETPVVVSGEVIPGPTED
- a CDS encoding type Z 30S ribosomal protein S14 — translated: MARKALVEKARRKPKYSARAYNRCNRCGRPRAFLRKFGLCRICFREQALAGEIPGVRKASW
- the rpsH gene encoding 30S ribosomal protein S8 — protein: MMTDPIADMLSRVRNASRAGHKRVDVPVSKVKTEIARILRDSHFIHDYKVLDDGRHGVLRLYLKYHEDRPVIRNIQRVSRPGRRQYAAVRELKPVRVGMGIAIVSTSRGVMTDKQARAENVGGEVMALVW